In the Primulina eburnea isolate SZY01 chromosome 15, ASM2296580v1, whole genome shotgun sequence genome, CTATAAAAAGTATAAAACTAAAGCAATCATTACCACAACGTAGACCAGTTCTGGAGTTTACAACAAAGATCCAACAAGAAAGTGGTAAAGTTAATTAAGATTAAATACTAAAATAAGCCTAAATCAAAGAAAGATTGAACAACTAAAGCTTAATATAAAATATGTCATAAAGTCAAACGCCTAATATAAAATATGTCATGAAGTTAAACACCAAAAACTAGTACCTCTCTCGGGAAGTGATGGTACGTCTTTCGAGGAAAATAACGGTAATAAGGAGGTAAATGAGGCACAATATCATGTCCATTTGTGATGCGAAAGGTATTTGGCAGCACCTCACTATAATATGCAGCAAAAGCAGCATTGCCAATCCTAGGTTGCCCAAAGGTCATAACCTGAATATCTTGATGTCCAAAACTGAGCTGATAACAGGATAAGTAGTTTAAAAAAACTCCAAAAAAGAAATATTAAACGAATTATCTCACCATATATTAATCaggaattattattattatacaaTGCAATTTGAATCCTCTACAAGAAGACATGCTAAaacaattttttataaaaaattaagaaaCCACTGTGTAAATTTTTGGACTGGACAAATCAAACACAGTCGTGCAAGTTAAGACTATAGAAGCTCCAAGCACTTCATGTGAAACATCTTTCAGAACTAAGGAGGTCGATCTTCTTGATTGATAACTTGCCCAAAGACTAGGCTAATTCTGGAATCATGTTGATATTTTTCTACCACAGAAAAATCCCTGGGAGGTCTCTACTATAACCTTTTGGGAAAAGATTGCAAAATAAATATAAGGCACGTGGCATTAAAGTAAAAGCCAACAATAGGTCAATAATCAAGTATTGGAATTACACGAAGATCAAGTCCACAAAAAGCTACTATAGCCCCTCCCATTGAATGCCCAGTAAGCATTATCTTAGTGTCTCCATATAACTGCTTTGCCTTTTGAACAGCATTTAGAACTCCAGAACGCAAGGATGTGTTGTAGTAAGCAGAATAAAAACCATGATGCACCTGGACCAAAGAATAAACCCACATAAAATGCACACGGATGCAAATACAGCAAACTTGTCAAAATATTCATGTGGAGGAGACAGAGAAAAAAGAAATGCATATATTTAGTCGCACACACCATTGCATCATCAACTCCAGGGTAATCAGTATCAAGCTGCTTCCAGAACAAATCTTCTACCCAGTTCTGTAAACTGCAAACAGAATTACCCATAAATAAGTTAAGTACTACCCTACACCATTTTtagtttataaaaaatatttttatgtaaatGGTAATTATAAAAGCTCACAGACACGAGTACGTACCAGTCATAATATGGGTGAACAAAATAATGAGTATGGGAGATTGTCCATCAGTTGTATTATTTTGTTAAAACATTCGActcaaaattcaaataaaatggcCTTGAGATGAACAACCATCTGTGGAGAAGATAAATAGATCAATAAGCATGAATAAGCCAAACCTGAGCCCCTGAGTTCCTCTGATTGCAATGACAGTGGCATTAAGATCAGTCGCAACCCCAACAAATCCCTTCATAGAAACAACCAAATATTAGAACATCTAACAAAGTCaacaaaacataaaaataatgcTTTATCTGacaaaaatgatgaaaatgaaGACTCGTTTCCCCAAACCTGCAGGCAGGATTTCACGTCCACGATTAGGTCAATTATTTCAAAGCCCTGTACCCAACAAGAATAGTTTCAATTCAAAATTAAGATATTAGGTAATAAATAGCTACTTAATTTAAAGTCAACAAATATGATGTATTATGTAACTATTAGACTATTACTATACCTCAGTCAGACCGTCGCATCTCGAGCAAGTCCAAGTAAACAATTCCGTCAAGTCCGACAAATATACCTGCAAGTGCAAAATTTGTTTAGTTATACCATATATCAGCAGTTTCGCTTATGCACGTTAACTCAACAAAATACTATaaaaaaacttgagagaatcgTTATGTAGAATAAGAGGCATTATAACAAATTATTCACTCGATAATGAAATGAGAAAACTTGTTTAACTTACTGCTTCGATAAAAGGagagtttatttattttaataccaGAGGAATCTTGTTTGCACTTTAATGAGTGTTATTTTAGGATAACCTTTCGGATTATCTTCTTGTTGAAATATCTTGATTTGTCAAGAAATTGGATTTATTTTGGGATTCGATGAAAAAAATGGaaacaaatatttaaaactTTCTGACAATCAGTTATTTTAGGATGATCATATGCACGTTGACTCAACAAAATACTATCCAAAAAGAATTTCTTGAGAGAATCGTTATGTAGAATGAGAggtattataaaaaattattcacTCGATAATGAAGTGGGAAAGCCTGTCAAGTTACTGCTTCGATAATAAAGGCTAGGTAAATGAAACAACCAACTCCTCAAAAAAACAACTCACACAACTGAACATATCTTTCAGGACAAGCACCAAAAATGTCTCAAGAAATATACATATCTAAAATACTTTTCCGAAAGCTTAATCATACACATGGATCCAAAATATAGTTCAGATGAACTCACAGCTGACGCGTATTGCACCAATATTTTTGCAAGAGTATGATTGTATGTCACCGACTGATCATTGGTATTATGCTTGTGCTTCACCGTTACCTTCAATTCTGTGCACATAAAGCATGGAAAAATTCATGTGCACAGCGGGAACAGAGATGTAGGTATCTCCTAACAGAATTAAGCAATAAGAATAATAAACCTTCTCATTCAAAACAAAGTAAActattccaaaaaaaaattattacaacATCTAAAGTTAATTTAGAACGACATTTCTCTACAAAAACATAATTGGCACCACATAAAAAAGTATTAAGTATCATACAAGTCATGACATTCAGAAGTTGACGAATTCTTATGTAAATGACATGAGGCAAAGAGCAACTTTAATCATCAAAGATTGAATCCTGCATTTTATAAAACGAGACTTATATAACAAGTAATGGCTCATAAAATTCAGTCATTTAACGATCAACTCCTACGCAGAAACTTGATTTGTAATCACACTACAcacaatattaaattttttttatttttttatttgataaaaatcCCGAGAAGGGTTAAGAGTGTATCTGCGATACAaacttataataaaatattccaATTTTATGCTGAATTTTGCCATGAATAGAATTTTTGGATTCACCACTGATCGAGATATCTCTTCATATCCGCAATCAGGACTAAAAACCCAAAAAGATTAATTACCTCTACACAATGAAAATCCaaataaatatacaaaaatTGCAATGGCCAACCACCGTCTTCTTTCCATCTCCTGCGAAAAAATATATTCAAATAACGAATCATAGAAAACTAATAAACAAAACCAACCAGCACTTCAAAAAAAACACTGGAACTAACCCAATTAAAACTCCAGAACCGAATTGGAATCTCCAATTCAGATAAATGGTCGGCTTTCCGGTGACCTCGAGAGTCTTTTTCCGAAGAACTCAGACCAGGCAAAACGACGACGAATTATTGCGGTCGTTTTGTATAGATCCTGGAGAGGGGGGGCACTTCCGCGTGGGAAATTAACGGAGCCtatatatcatataaataattaaatatagcCCGCAGCATACGGTGAATCTTGGATAAATGATCAGAGATCGAGTCTCACAAGTGACAGATTCCTGTCGGACCGGGGGTGAGCGATTTTACCTTTtggaaaaattaaatatataatattcggCTGAATTAGGAATATGTAATTACATAATTGCCCTGAATGAGGTTGATTTTGAGGGGGTAAATTGTATTTTCATAGGGTTTCTTATAAATAGGTTTGTAACTTGTTCGGGATGGTTTATGCGTTGGAGTTAATTGACTTTTGGGTTTTCTTTTACGTATTTAAGAttacttaattaaaatttaaaataaaaattaatatttttaatataaaatataatattttttcatgaattatttctATTAAATATTCATTTTACAAAATTGACAAGGCAGTCTCataataatttttgttttttcacAAATTTGATCATTTCCCGTGAGTAATTTCCTTCTCAATCCTTAGTGGTCTTTTTTCATCTTCCTCGATAGATCTCAAGCCTCTGTATCTTTTTGGAGCCCAAATCTCTAGTGAGAGATGAAAGACCACTAAGATGATTTTGGGCCTATATATATTTGGAGCCCACCTTATAACATCaaagttaatttattttttttcattgaTTAAAAGTATGGTTTTGAATTTTAATGAACAAAATGTTGCAATATTCGTTTTCTATTTTGAACTATCAACGTTACCTGAATACATTACATGTTCATTTAAAATATACGCTTAAGTAAAATAACAAACAAAATCCTATGAGAGCGTCTCACAGTTCAATTATGTGATACATATCTTCAACTCGATTACTTTTCACTATAGATAAGAACTCAGCCGCCTCCTATCATGTATATAGCTCCGTGAAACTATCTCACATGAAATATACTCATAAAAAATGCATGTGTGGCCAAGCTTTAGGCGTGtgacacacacaaacacacataGAGCAATTTGTCCACTATGCCAACATCTTTGCATGGGATGGGATGCCGAGAACCACCATCGCCCATTTTCTTAGTACTAAAAGCTGGCATTACATGAATTCGTTCACATTACTTTTGTATATATTTCACTCATTCTTCTTGATCTTATCAACTTCGGTATGACACAAGATCTCTATGTGTATTCCCAGCCATACATAGTCCGTCGTATCAGTATCGTCCTTATTCTCTTTGCTTTTATTTCCATTCTATGGATTTCGTATTTATCTTTTTGTTATTTAAGAAAACCATCCATTTGATGAAGTGggtgaaataaataatcatcATATCGGAAAAGGCTAAAATAAGTTATAACCTATATATGCATGTAATTGAAgaccttttttaaaaaaaaaaatttgtgagtttttttttttttttttggagttGGGACGTGTTTTGTATAATTGAGTCTCGAATCAGAACATAGACACGAGATTTTAGTGTAATATGAACTACAAaccatatataatatatttgagTGCAAGATAGAGCAGTGCTGCAAACTGACTTTTGAGACAATTTAGAGCCATTTATAAACTTGTGGGCACTTCGCCGACCTATCGGTATATCTTTAGCCCATTCCTCCTTTATTTTTTT is a window encoding:
- the LOC140814073 gene encoding secreted mono- and diacylglycerol lipase 1-like isoform X1, with amino-acid sequence MERRRWLAIAIFVYLFGFSLCRELKVTVKHKHNTNDQSVTYNHTLAKILVQYASAVYLSDLTELFTWTCSRCDGLTEGFEIIDLIVDVKSCLQGFVGVATDLNATVIAIRGTQGLSLQNWVEDLFWKQLDTDYPGVDDAMVHHGFYSAYYNTSLRSGVLNAVQKAKQLYGDTKIMLTGHSMGGAIVAFCGLDLRLSFGHQDIQVMTFGQPRIGNAAFAAYYSEVLPNTFRITNGHDIVPHLPPYYRYFPRKTYHHFPREVWLCNIGFEILTFTVEKVCDDSGEDPTCSRSVSGNSISDHLSYYGVEMGCDSPSECKIVMDPHVAAYAKMDVDGNFILSQYPPTPILKQSTEEVTDQGLSM
- the LOC140814073 gene encoding secreted mono- and diacylglycerol lipase 1-like isoform X2 produces the protein MCTELKVTVKHKHNTNDQSVTYNHTLAKILVQYASAVYLSDLTELFTWTCSRCDGLTEGFEIIDLIVDVKSCLQGFVGVATDLNATVIAIRGTQGLSLQNWVEDLFWKQLDTDYPGVDDAMVHHGFYSAYYNTSLRSGVLNAVQKAKQLYGDTKIMLTGHSMGGAIVAFCGLDLRLSFGHQDIQVMTFGQPRIGNAAFAAYYSEVLPNTFRITNGHDIVPHLPPYYRYFPRKTYHHFPREVWLCNIGFEILTFTVEKVCDDSGEDPTCSRSVSGNSISDHLSYYGVEMGCDSPSECKIVMDPHVAAYAKMDVDGNFILSQYPPTPILKQSTEEVTDQGLSM